The sequence TAGCGTTGAGTATGTACATGCCTATGAGAAAAATAAAGATAGTTCCGTACGATGGATTGGTAAAAAAACGGAAAATGGAGATGCACCATTGCTAAATACCGGAAATCCAGTCGGAACGCTAACGTTTAAGCCGGGAATAATTAGATTTAAGATTTCTGATGGTATATATCCTGCAGGTAAATATGAATCATTGGAGGCTTTGACAGATATTATCGTTGAAGATGGGAAAAATTCTAACGAAATCAAGCTCCGAGGTACATTTAAATGGGGACAGAAAAACTTAAACAACGAGGTTGCGAAAGGTGGCGACTTCATAATTAAAAGTGATAAGTTTTCAATTCGTTATCAAAAGGCAGAAGGTTCAACTATGGCGCCTGAAAAATTCGTGGATGGCCCTTATCTGTCAAAAATTTTTGGTGTAGGAAGTAACGAAGATGCTAAATCACATATTGGTACGCTTGGGTTAGATTTTAGTTTCTCAAAACCAGAGTCTTTGATTGCCTACTTTATTAGAGCAGTTACGCAAGAAAACGATATTGTTATGGACTTCTTCATGGGGTCAGGTACAACTCAAGCAGCAGCTTTGAAGATGAATCGTCGATTTATTGGAGTGGAGCAACTTGATTATATTTCCGATGGCGTGGAGCGATTAAATAAGGCGCTTGAGGGAGAACAAGGTGGTATCTCTAAAGACGTTAATTGGCAAGGTGGCGGATCATTTGTCTATGCTGAATTAATGGAAAAGAACCAAGGTTATCTCAAAGATGTCCAACAGGCCGAAACAACAAAGCAATTAGAAGATGTTGTTCATCGCATGATTGAAGGCGGCGCTGATTTTGATTTCCGCGTTGATGTCGAAAAAGTCCTGCAAGATCCTGAATATCAAACGATGTCATTGGCTGATAAAAAGCAGCTGATGGTCAAGGTCATTGATAAGAATCAGTTGTATTATGCTTACAGTGATATGGAAGATCGTGATGTACAAGAGCTGATGTCTGAGAGTGATATTACCTTTAATAAGAGCTTTTATGGGAGCGTGATCTGTAATGGTCAAAAAGAAAGCACGAGAACTTGTCTTACCCATTGTTCATGAGATTAAAGACTATGCGAGTGATTTTTTAAAAAACGATGAACCCAGACATTCTTTTGTTTATCCGGACTACATTAAGCACAACCTCAAACATCAGCTACGTGATTATCAAAAGCAATCACTATACAACCTGAATTACACGCAAAAAGATGACCATGTTGCCAGTCGCTTCAAACAATTGTTATTCCATATGGCCACTGGTTCTGGAAAAACTGATGTGATGGCAGCCGATATATTGTATTTTTACCATGAATTTGGCTATCAAAATTTTCTTTTTGTCGTTAATACAAACGCGGTGATTGCCAAAACGCGTGAAAACATGATGAATGTTCAATCACCAAAGTATCTCTTTTCACAACCAATAAGTATTGATGGGATTCAGATTGAATTGCGAGAAGTCACCCGCTTTCCAACAAATAGTGAACCAGGGGTGATCTACTTGCGGCTAACAACCATCCAAACTTTAGCAAATGAGTTAAATACACCACGCGAAAATGGCTTAACTTATGGCGATTTAGAGAAACAGAAGTTGATTATTCTAGCGGATGAAGCACATCATTTTTCTGCTGGAACTAAGAGCAAAGCAGATCAAAAAAATAAAGCTTGGGAGTATGTCTTAGACCGTATTCGACAAGCTAATAAAGCAAATCGTCAGTTAGAATTTACAGCCACGATCGATTTAAATAACGAGTTTATTTACGAAAAATATCGTGATAAAATCATTTTTCAATATGACTTAAAAGAGTTCCAAAATGCAGGATATTCAAAAAAAATTGCTCGTTTGCAAGCCAATGCTGATGATAACGAAAAGATGCTAAACGCGGGATTGTTATCACAATATCGTAAGCGGATGGCGATTCAGGCGGGTGTGAAAGATTTTAAGCCGGTTATTTTATTTAAATCCAATAAAATAGCTGTTTCAAAAGCGGCTCGTGATCAATTTTTGACGATGATGGATCGGCTAACTGCTGAAGATCTGGCGCAATTTATTGCAAAGCAACTACAAACCACGCAATCGTCTACTTTGCGCCAAGCCTATACTTATTATCAAACAGTTGATATGGGGAGCTTGGTACGTGAATTGCAACGTGATTTTCAACCATTGAATACAATTAATGTTAATGATACGAGTAGCAATGGGATTTTAGGGGACTTAAATGATTTACGTAATTGAATACTTTAGAGGAACCAAGTAATCCCTTTAGAGCTATTTTTGCCGTCGCCAAACTTTCTGAAGGTTGGGATGTTTTAAATTTGTATGATATTGTCCGAATTGGTGAGCAACCTATTACGTCAACACAAACTAATAGTGAGGCGCAATTAATTGGTCGTGGTGCGCGATACAATCCCTTCGTCTATGAGGATGCAACCTCTTTCACGCGACGATTTGACCATAATACGCCAGAATTACAGATATTAGAGTCCTTACACTATCACACGATTAACGATAAAAATATATTGATAATCTGACGAAGTCCTTTGAAACAATGCAGCTACAAGTTGAAGATGATAAGGACTTTGATATTTTAACCACGACGGTAAAAAATGATGTCTATCAATATGGCAAGCTGTATTACGTTGAAGATGTTCCTGAAAGTGAATACAATGGTTTGGCAAAATGGGGTCCCTGTTGCAGAACTACCTCAACCCAGAAGCAACGGCCTTGATACACAAAATGTTGCAGGTATGAATGAGACACGGCTGGTAAAGATTGATGAGCACTCGTTAAAAAATCAATGGCACGGAATCCTTTCTTCAGATTCAATACCATGAAAAAATATATGCCGACGCTAAATTCTATATCTGAGTTTATGTATGATGCGCAGTGGCTAGGACAGCTAAAAGAAATCCAAGCGACGGTATCAACTGGTGCAGATACAGTGCTTAGTCGAGAAACGCAGCTATTAGTCGTTGAAAAATATCTAGCGTATATTCAACGCATGTTAATCATGAACTACAAGCGTCAACGTGGGACTAATAAATTTATTGGATTGCCAATTAAGGAAGTCGTTCAGGACTATCAAAAGCGTGTTCCCGTTAACTATTCTAATGCTGGTGTTCATGAGTCAATTCAAACTTATGACTATAAAAAGGCACCGTGGTTTGTCTATAACGAAGCCATCGTCGACAAATTAGAACGTAGCTTAATTGAACTGATCCAAGACTATGTTGAAGAACTGCAAAACAAGTATAAAGATGTTTACCTCATTCGTAGTGATGAGCGTAATACTAAGCTGAAATTACATGAATTTGCCGATAATGTGTCTCACTATGCTGGTTTCTTGCCGGACTTTGTCTTGTATTTAGCTAATGAATCTTATATTTATCAGATTTATATTGAACCTAAAGGCACTCAATTACTTGATCAAGATCAGTGGAAAGAGGACTTGCTAACGAGTATTTCTCCTGATAGTGTGGATGTTATAGGTGAAAATGAAAAAGTTAAGTTATATGGTGTCAGGTTTTACGTGTCAGGTGACTCACGACAAATAAGAAAGAAAATAGAAATATTTACAGACTAAATGAAGGAGGTTCATTGCAATGGGCATAAAGCCATCTAAAAGCAGACAAAATTTAATTGATAATCTAGATTGTAGATTACTCAATATCCCAGATAATAAAAAAGCACTACAATTATTGACCAATTTAAACTATTTTCAAGTAGTCAATGGCCTGGAAAATATATTTCTTACTACAGTTCATCCTAAAAAATTTAATAAAGTATCCATTTTTGATTTTGAGCGTTTGTACTATGATAGTAAAAAAATAGCAACTGAAATATCGAGAGCCCTAGATGATTTTGAAGAACGTTTAAAGAGCTCTATATCTTATCATTTTAGTCAGTCGTATTGCATGAATATCAATGATACAATGCAATATACTAACAAAAATAATTATCGAGATGATGCTGAATTTGATGGATACCCACTTAATTCAGAACAATATGCAAAAATTATACAAACTTTCAAGGCAACCGAATCCAGAAATAAATTTTATTTTTTCAACCGTGGTTCCTAACAAGTCTTGTTCAAAAAAACGATCATATTAATCAATCTTTCTACAGAGATATTCAATATACCGCTCCTAACAATGTTATGACTTATCAGTATGACTCTCAGGTGGCAGTTCCTTTGTGGGTAGCCATTGAAACTTTGCCGTTTGGTTCGCTAATCTATTTGTGTCATTATCTAAAAGATGATGAAATGAGTAATGTTTTAAATGATTTTGGATTAACAGCCAACGATAGAATAATATTTTTAAATGTTTTAGATTTTTAAAAGAATTAAGGAATCATATTGCTCATGGTAACCTCTTATTAAGATTTCAAACACCTGCTTATATTAAATTTACCAATGATTTTGTAAATCGATTTGAATTGAATCCCAAGTCAAGAGGAACAACTGGTGCTAATCGACGTGTTTCATATGCATCAAAAATATACCTCTATGATTCCTTAAAAATTTTGCATCATTTTGATTCAACGAAAACAGTGGTAAAACAATTCAAAAAAATGTTTTACCACAACATGAAAAATATGAAACAAGGTGAAATATATAATAAACGTATTCTAAAGGCGATAGATGCTCCCAGCTACAGAGCATTAAAAAATTTGACGTAATGATATTTAATATATATACTATACATACATACTAAATAAGGCTCCTAACGAGCACTCGCCGTTAATCAATTGGTTAATGACGTCGATAAAATACCCATGTAACTATTTAATTATAGTTATATGGGTATTTTTGGATAGATTCATTAATACAAGGTCTATAAATTACAAATACCCCCTCAAAAACATTGAAAGAATAGCCCCTAATATCCATAATATAGATATTGGGGGTTATTTGTTTTTAATATTTAATTTATAACGCATGCCAAGCCACTAGTTTTTTCGGGAATTAGGTTTACCGCTCATTTCAAGATTACCACTTTCATAATGGGCCCAACATGAATATATTTCAACTATTTTAGTTGCTTTATCAATGGTATAAACGACGCGATGTTGACCATTCATTCTTCGAGAATAGTACCCAGCTGCAGGTGGTGTTAACTTTTCAAATGACTGTACTGGTTTATATGGATTAGATTCTAATACACTTTTTATTTCTTCAAAGGATTGACGTAATGGGCTTCTTAAAACTTTTTTTAAATCACCCTTAGCTGATGATTTTATTTTTACTTTCCAACGATTACTCACGATCAATTTCTTTGATCATTTCATCTAGATCAACTGATTCATCATCTTTACGGCTGAAGGTGGCTTGAATCTGACCATTCATCATTAAGTTCATGGTTTCCTGTAATGCGTCGTAGTCTTTTTTTCCCAATCAAAACGGCACTACGACTGTCATTGGATCCTGCAATAATAACAGGTTTGGAGTCCCGATTAGCATCTTTTATAAGTGAAAATAGATTGGTTCGCGCTGTAGTTGGATTAATAATTTTTTCCATATGGTTCCCCTCCTCAACTTATCTAATATTATAGGCGTACATGATAACGTACGTCAATTGCAAACTATTATATCGCCAAAGGAGATTATGACTTATGCAACAAATCGTCCTACCCATCAAAGATTCAAATGTCCTTAAAGAAGTTCAAGATACCTTGCTTCATAGTTTTAAAGCCGGTCAACGCAACTACACCATTTTTCAAGTGGGCAAAGCGACCTTGTTACGTGTGAGCGATGTTATGAGACTCCGCTGGGCAGATGTCTTCAATGAAAATGGTACCGTGCGTCAGAATGCGTTTATCCACGATAAAAAAACGGGCAAAGCCAATTTGCTCTACTTAAAACCAGTTCAAACGGGTTTATTAGCCTATCAAGGGTGGTTACAAGAAAATCATCTGGCCTCAGAATGGTTGTTTTCTTCGATTCAGCACCCTGATCGACATATCACGGAAAAACAGTTCTACAAAATCATGAGCAAGGTTGGTGATGTTAGGAATTAATTATCTAGGTACCC comes from Pediococcus inopinatus and encodes:
- a CDS encoding site-specific DNA-methyltransferase, whose translation is MIDSKIMETTKSILKEFGNTYFSDKGTLKRNKVIEDLDAYTPILMKALLANQLIHDTYTESVVIDDKSVEIFKLNQFIEMFTYKEYWQDSYTKFENKIGLTAGGKFIDETADVVLDFPFKDTVLKAGMTKEDQKDADEPFLHETIAKAEIDQLLEPKIFVNATKYDQENLDGAPVDNFEDNNLIIKGNNLIALHSLKQRYLGKVKMIYLDPPYYFDETKPADAFKYNSNFKLSTWLIFMKNRLEIANELLTDGGVIFISMGEDGQAHLKLLMDNIFGRSNFVQTFIWRNTDNADSLGKKSRSSVEYVHAYEKNKDSSVRWIGKKTENGDAPLLNTGNPVGTLTFKPGIIRFKISDGIYPAGKYESLEALTDIIVEDGKNSNEIKLRGTFKWGQKNLNNEVAKGGDFIIKSDKFSIRYQKAEGSTMAPEKFVDGPYLSKIFGVGSNEDAKSHIGTLGLDFSFSKPESLIAYFIRAVTQENDIVMDFFMGSGTTQAAALKMNRRFIGVEQLDYISDGVERLNKALEGEQGGISKDVNWQGGGSFVYAELMEKNQGYLKDVQQAETTKQLEDVVHRMIEGGADFDFRVDVEKVLQDPEYQTMSLADKKQLMVKVIDKNQLYYAYSDMEDRDVQELMSESDITFNKSFYGSVICNGQKESTRTCLTHCS
- a CDS encoding DEAD/DEAH box helicase family protein, encoding MVKKKARELVLPIVHEIKDYASDFLKNDEPRHSFVYPDYIKHNLKHQLRDYQKQSLYNLNYTQKDDHVASRFKQLLFHMATGSGKTDVMAADILYFYHEFGYQNFLFVVNTNAVIAKTRENMMNVQSPKYLFSQPISIDGIQIELREVTRFPTNSEPGVIYLRLTTIQTLANELNTPRENGLTYGDLEKQKLIILADEAHHFSAGTKSKADQKNKAWEYVLDRIRQANKANRQLEFTATIDLNNEFIYEKYRDKIIFQYDLKEFQNAGYSKKIARLQANADDNEKMLNAGLLSQYRKRMAIQAGVKDFKPVILFKSNKIAVSKAARDQFLTMMDRLTAEDLAQFIAKQLQTTQSSTLRQAYTYYQTVDMGSLVRELQRDFQPLNTINVNDTSSNGILGDLNDLRN
- a CDS encoding Abi family protein, translated to MGIKPSKSRQNLIDNLDCRLLNIPDNKKALQLLTNLNYFQVVNGLENIFLTTVHPKKFNKVSIFDFERLYYDSKKIATEISRALDDFEERLKSSISYHFSQSYCMNINDTMQYTNKNNYRDDAEFDGYPLNSEQYAKIIQTFKATESRNKFYFFNRGS
- a CDS encoding Abi family protein; the protein is MNQSFYRDIQYTAPNNVMTYQYDSQVAVPLWVAIETLPFGSLIYLCHYLKDDEMSNVLNDFGLTANDRIIFLNVLDF
- a CDS encoding Txe/YoeB family addiction module toxin yields the protein MSNRWKVKIKSSAKGDLKKVLRSPLRQSFEEIKSVLESNPYKPVQSFEKLTPPAAGYYSRRMNGQHRVVYTIDKATKIVEIYSCWAHYESGNLEMSGKPNSRKN